GATCCAAAAGCGGTTGCGAACTGGATGCTTGGCGATATGTCTTATTATCTAAACACCGAGGGTTTGGAGATTGATGAGACTGCAGTAACACCGAAGCATCTTGCTGAGTTGCTTAAACTAATCGATAAAGGTGTTATCAGCGGCAAGATAGCCAAAGAAATATTCCCGGAGATGTTTGAAACGGGCAAATTACCGCAAGTTATCGTTGAAGAAAAGGGCATGACTCAGATTAGCGATGAAGGTGAGATTGCAAAAATTGTTGATTTGGTGCTTGAAGAAAACGCTTCTGCGGTTGAAGAATATCGCTCTGGTAAGGAGCGGGCATTCGGTTTTCTGGTCGGCCAGGCCATGCGGTTGACCAGAGGTCGCGGTAACCCACAACTTATAAATAAGATACTAAGAGAGAAATTGCAGTCTGGCATCAGCAAATAACCTCAAGTTTATCCAAAATTTACAAAGCGCCGTAAAGCGTGATAGCTGTACGCTTTATGGGTATGTTTATTAGGGGCACAAGCGTTAGTAGCTATCAATTAAGCCCGCGATAGTATAGTATTCCTATCTAACACGTATATAATTTACTATTGGGAAGAGCTGGGAGCAGCGGGTGGCAGAGTGGGAAGCGCGCTTAACAAGAAAAAGTAGAATTAGGATGGCTCTGCTTATAATTGGGGCAGGCATTCTGTATTGGGTGCTGGATGCTTTTGTCCAGACCTTTTTTCTTGGTGGGGGCAGCTTCATTGAGTTTCTAATCCGTCCGGATTTGCATTCCATATGGATACGCTTCTTCTTTGTGTTTGCGGTCTTTGTTTTTACCCTCTTATATAATCAGCGCAAGCTTGTTGAAGAGAGATTGAAGCTTTTCATGGAAGCTGTAGAGGAAGCCCCAGATGGAGTCCAGATTGCCGACCTTGGTGGACATATTCTCTACTCAAACAAAGCAGTTGAACGCATTTATGGTTATCCTCCAGAAGAATATTATGGAAAACACGTCAATGAGATGAATGCAGATCCAGAGTTTGCAAGCAAAGTCATCATTCCGAGTATCCAGGAGACCGGCTCCTGGTCTGGAGAGCTTATGGTAAAACACAAAAACGGGTCGATATTTCCAATCTATTTGAACACTTCCATGGTAAGAGACAAAAGAGGCCGCCCTATAGCCATGATTGGGGTCATTCGCGACATTACCGAGTCCAAGAGGCGCAGAGAACTGAGCGATGCCTTAAACGAGATAAACGCTGCCATAAACTCGACACTAGATTTCGATGAGATAATGCAAAGGGTAATTGTGGAAGCAACTAAAGCGATACATGCCGTGTCGGCAGGTATCGCTTTGCGTGAAGCTGATAGATGGGTGATAAAGTATGTCTATGGAATGCCAAAGGAATTTATTGGAACTAAACTAACTGACGACAAATTTAAACTCTCTGTTGCGGCGACAAAGACAAAGGCGCCGGTTGTTGTAAACGATGTTACTAAAGACGATAGGGTTGACCCTGAAATCATGGCTATGTTTGGGTTTCGCGCAATAATGATCGTGCCACTATACGTTAAGGATGAGGTTATCGGAACAATGGCTTTTCTCCGTAGCTCAAGCGATATACCGTTTACCGAGGCCGAGGTTGATTTTGCAGGTAAACTGGCGGTATCAGTATCTCTTTCCCTGCAGAATGCTAGCCTTTATGAAACGGAACACCGGGTTTCTCAGACGTTGCAGGAAGCGATACTTACAATGCCTCAGGAAGTACCGGGTATTGAGTTTGGTTATTTTTATCGCTCAGCTACTGGCGCAGTAAAAGTCGGCGGCGACTTTTACGATTTGTTCGAGCTTGAGCACGGCCGGGTCGGCATCGTAATAGGGGATGTCTCGGGCAAGGGCTTAGAGGCTGCGACGTTGACATCTCTAGTCAAAAACACCATTAAGGCGTATGCTTATCAGAATGAAGATCCCGCTCTGGTTATAACTAAAACCAACACTGTCGTAAAAGATGCATCTGCTCCTGCTGTATTTGTAACGGTATTTTTTGGTATCCTGGATACGGCTAATGGCCATCTCATCTATTGCAGTGCCGGCCATCCCCCTGCAATAGTCAAGAGAGTCAGCGGTGGCATATCTCTTCTTGCTACTACCTCCCCGGCTATCGGAGCGTTTGCAGGCGTTAAGTATACCAATAGCGAGATCACTCTTGAGAAGGACGATATGCTGGTACTTTATACAGATGGCGCTATCGAGGCAAGACGAGGTGCTGATTTTTTCGGCGAGGAACGGTTAATAGAGCTTGTAAAAGGGTTAAAACCTATGTCGGCAAAGGGATTGCCTCAGCTTATTTTCAACGGCATTATAGGCTACACCGGCGGGAAGTTATCAGATGATTTGGCCTTAATGGTAGTTACTATGAAAGGCATGGCAAAAAGATAGAGATACTGCATTTTTTGGGCTAAATACCTGCATTACGCGTACAGCTGGTCTAAAACCTAGACCGACAGGACCTGTTTGTCCTGCTAATCATCTGGAATCTATCAATTGCTTGTGCTATAATCATGTTAAATTTTGAACGTATGGGGTTTTAGCGTGTGGAAGTTGCCCGGGGCAACGGTGTTAATTCTTGCCTTAACCCGCGTTTATCCTCTAAAATAGTAATCTGCAGCTAGTATTT
This DNA window, taken from Bacillota bacterium, encodes the following:
- a CDS encoding SpoIIE family protein phosphatase, which encodes MAEWEARLTRKSRIRMALLIIGAGILYWVLDAFVQTFFLGGGSFIEFLIRPDLHSIWIRFFFVFAVFVFTLLYNQRKLVEERLKLFMEAVEEAPDGVQIADLGGHILYSNKAVERIYGYPPEEYYGKHVNEMNADPEFASKVIIPSIQETGSWSGELMVKHKNGSIFPIYLNTSMVRDKRGRPIAMIGVIRDITESKRRRELSDALNEINAAINSTLDFDEIMQRVIVEATKAIHAVSAGIALREADRWVIKYVYGMPKEFIGTKLTDDKFKLSVAATKTKAPVVVNDVTKDDRVDPEIMAMFGFRAIMIVPLYVKDEVIGTMAFLRSSSDIPFTEAEVDFAGKLAVSVSLSLQNASLYETEHRVSQTLQEAILTMPQEVPGIEFGYFYRSATGAVKVGGDFYDLFELEHGRVGIVIGDVSGKGLEAATLTSLVKNTIKAYAYQNEDPALVITKTNTVVKDASAPAVFVTVFFGILDTANGHLIYCSAGHPPAIVKRVSGGISLLATTSPAIGAFAGVKYTNSEITLEKDDMLVLYTDGAIEARRGADFFGEERLIELVKGLKPMSAKGLPQLIFNGIIGYTGGKLSDDLALMVVTMKGMAKR